In the genome of Mixta calida, the window GGAAATCCGCCTTTTCCGCCGCTTCGGCGCTGGCGAAGAAAAGGCAGTTCTCCCGACGCGGCGCTTTTACCGGGCAGACGGGGCGGCAATAAATCCCGGTCGACGTGACGCCAACGAAAAAGAGGCCGTCGAAACGCCGGTCTTTGGACGTTAATGCCTGATAAGCCGTGTCGCCGTTAATCATTTTTCAACTCCGTGACGGGTTACTACCGTTACCATACGATTGCTTTCAGTATAAAACTCGCCATTTTCGGACAGCGATATTTTTTATTTTGGTGACCGAAAACAGCCGGTAACCGATAAAAAATGCGAGATAATAAGCCCGAAGTGCAGATGAATGCGGAGGGGAAGATGAGCTATTACAGCAAAAAAATGGCGTCGCCGGTGGGCGAATTGACGCTGCTGGCCAGCGAGCGCGGCCTGGCGGCGGTGCTGTGGCCGAATGAGATGGCGCGCATCCGGCTGGGGCCGATTACTGAAGATCCGCTGCATCCGGTGCTGATCGAAACCGAGCGGCAGCTGCGCGCCTACTTCGCCGGCGAGCTAAAGCAGTTCACCGTGCCGCTGGATTTCGTCGGCACCGAGTTTCAGAAAAAGGTGTGGCAGGCGCTGGTCGCTATTCCCTATGGCGAAACGCGCAGCTACAGCGAGATTGCGCGCGCCATCGGTCATCCTGCCGCCGTCAGGGCGGTAGGCGCCGCGAATGGACGCAATCCCATCTCGATTATCGCGCCCTGCCATCGGGTGATCGGCGCTAACGGCAAATTGACTGGCTTTGCCGGTGGGCTGGATGCCAAGGCGTTCCTGCTGGCTATTGAGAAACCCGATCTGTTAAGCCTGTAAAACTACGTTGCGCGGCTGATTCAGCGCCGCGCCGCGTAAAATCAGCGACAGCGACCCCGTTTTCCATTATCTTGTTTAGCATACAAAACCGATGTGGCTTTTATGCCGTTAATAAGCGGTAAAAATGCTGGATAAGTTAAGTTGATAAAACGAGAACCCCTGATGAGCCTGTTGCCTGAATCTGACACCTTCTATCCTTTTCCGCCAAAGCCGGCCCGCCTCTCCCCTGAAGAAAAAGCCGCGTATCGGGAGAAAATCAAACATCTGCTGCGCGAACGCGATGCGGTGATGGTGGCGCACTACTATACCGACCCGGAAATTCAGGCGCTGGCGGAAGAAACCGGCGGCTGCGTGGCCGATTCGCTGGAGATGGCACGTTTCGGCAGCGCCCATCCCGCTTCGACGCTGCTGGTCGCCGGCGTCCGTTTTATGGGCGAAACGGCGAAAATCCTCAGCCCGGAAAAAACCATTCTGATGCCGACGTTACAGGCTGAATGTTCGCTCGATCTCGGCTGTCCAGAAGAGGATTTCGCCGCCTTTTGCGATAGCCATCCAGACCGTACCGTAGTGGTCTACGCTAATACTTCGGCGGCGGTGAAGGCGCGCGCCGACTGGGTGGTCACCTCCAGCATCGCCGTGGAGCTGATTGAGCATCTCGACAGCCTTGGCGAAAAAATCCTCTGGGCGCCGGATCGTCACCTTGGACGCTATGTACAGCAGCAGACCGGCGCCGACGTACTCTGCTGGCAGGGCGCCTGCATCGTACACGATGAGTTTAAAACCCAGGCGCTGCAGCAGATGAAAGCGCTTTATCCGCAGGCTGCGGTGCTGGTTCATCCTGAATCGCCGCAGGCGGTGGTGGCGCTGGCGGATGCCGTCGGCTCTACCAGCCAGCTGATCCAGGCGGCGAAAACCCTGCCGCATCCGCAAATGATAGTTGCCACCGATCGCGGCATTTTCTATAAGATGCAGCAGGCGGTGCCGGAAAAAACGCTGCTTGAAGCGCCGACCGCCGGCGAAGGCGCCACCTGTCGCAGCTGCGCGCACTGCCCATGGATGGCGATGAACGGCCTGCAGGCGATTGCCGAAGGGCTGGAGCAGGGCGGCGCGGCGCATGAG includes:
- a CDS encoding methylated-DNA--[protein]-cysteine S-methyltransferase; protein product: MSYYSKKMASPVGELTLLASERGLAAVLWPNEMARIRLGPITEDPLHPVLIETERQLRAYFAGELKQFTVPLDFVGTEFQKKVWQALVAIPYGETRSYSEIARAIGHPAAVRAVGAANGRNPISIIAPCHRVIGANGKLTGFAGGLDAKAFLLAIEKPDLLSL
- the nadA gene encoding quinolinate synthase NadA — translated: MSLLPESDTFYPFPPKPARLSPEEKAAYREKIKHLLRERDAVMVAHYYTDPEIQALAEETGGCVADSLEMARFGSAHPASTLLVAGVRFMGETAKILSPEKTILMPTLQAECSLDLGCPEEDFAAFCDSHPDRTVVVYANTSAAVKARADWVVTSSIAVELIEHLDSLGEKILWAPDRHLGRYVQQQTGADVLCWQGACIVHDEFKTQALQQMKALYPQAAVLVHPESPQAVVALADAVGSTSQLIQAAKTLPHPQMIVATDRGIFYKMQQAVPEKTLLEAPTAGEGATCRSCAHCPWMAMNGLQAIAEGLEQGGAAHEIHIDASLRARALLPLNRMLSFAAELKLNVKGNA